The Rhinatrema bivittatum chromosome 4, aRhiBiv1.1, whole genome shotgun sequence genome window below encodes:
- the LOC115089348 gene encoding uncharacterized protein LOC115089348, producing the protein MSLLWYLKVTKSFRRSDHLFVLQRKKYRRLSVKDDQFQSFLGGVSAGFSTTRPTFTRHYHRRRCGLGESFLGGISAGFSTTRPTFTRHYHRRRCGLGESFLGGISAGFSTTRPTFTRHYHRRRCGLGESFLGGVSAGFSTTRPTFTRHYHRRCGLGESFLGGVSAGFSTTRPTFTRHYHRRRCGLGESFLGGVSAGFSTTRPTFTRHYHRRRCGLGESFLGGISAGFSTTRPTFTRHYHRRRCGLGESFLGGVSAGFSTTRPTFTRHYHRRRCGLGESFLGGVSAGFSTTRPTFTRHYHRRRCGLGRVCCELAFRIPAWVHPTRLDCSWI; encoded by the exons ATGTCTTTGCTGTGGTACCTTAAAGTCACTAAGAGTTTTAGGAgatcggatcatctctttgtgttgCAAAGAAAGAAG TATCGACGTCTGTCTGTAAAGGACGACCAGTTCCAGAGCTTCCTGGGTGGAGTATCTGCTGGTTTCTCCACAACGCGGCCCACTTTTACCAGACATTACCACCGGAGGAGGTGCGGTTTGGGGGAGAGCTTCCTGGGTGGAATATCTGCTGGTTTCTCCACAACACGGCCCACTTTTACCAGACATTACCACCGGAGGAGGTGCGGTTTGGGGGAGAGCTTCCTGGGTGGAATATCTGCTGGTTTCTCCACAACACGGCCCACTTTTACCAGACATTACCACCGGAGGAGGTGCGGTTTGGGGGAGAGCTTCCTGGGTGGAGTATCTGCTGGTTTCTCCACAACGCGGCCCACTTTTACCAGACATTACCACCGGAGGTGCGGTTTGGGGGAGAGCTTCCTGGGTGGAGTATCTGCTGGTTTCTCCACAACGCGGCCCACTTTTACCAGACATTACCACCGGAG GAGGTGCGGTTTAGGGGAGAGCTTCCTGGGTGGAGTATCTGCTGGTTTCTCCACAACGCGGCCCACTTTTACCAGACATTACCACCGGAGGAGGTGCGGTTTGGGGGAGAGCTTCCTGGGTGGAATATCTGCTGGTTTCTCCACAACGCGGCCCACTTTTACCAGACATTACCACCGGAGGAGGTGCGGTTTGGGGGAGAGCTTCCTGGGTGGAGTATCTGCTGGTTTCTCCACAACGCGGCCCACTTTTACCAGACATTACCACCGGAGGAGGTGCGGTTTGGGGGAGAGCTTCCTGGGTGGAGTATCTGCTGGTTTCTCCACAACGCGGCCCACTTTTACCAGACATTACCACCGGAGGAGGTGCGGTTTGGGGAGAGTATGTTGCGAGTTGGCCTTTCGGATTCCCGCTTGGGTTCATCCCACTCGTCTGGACTGTTCGTGGATATGA